A stretch of the Bacillus anthracis str. Vollum genome encodes the following:
- a CDS encoding GH25 family lysozyme, translating to MGYIVDISKWNGNINWDVAAPQLDFVIARVQDGSNYIDPLYKSYVQAMKTRNIPFGNYAFCRFISIADAKKEAQDFWNRGDKSATVWVADVEVKTMDDMIAGTQAFIDELRRLGAKKVGLYVGHHMYGPFGMANVKSDFVWIPRYGGNKPAYPCDIWQYTETGNVPGIGKCDLNQLIGNKPLSWFTESVPKQENIQAQVSKQNIIQSGAFSPYETPDVMGALTSLKMTATFILQSDGLTYFVTEPTSDTQLNALKSWLDRKGWWYEVK from the coding sequence ATGGGTTATATTGTAGATATTTCGAAATGGAACGGTAACATTAACTGGGATGTAGCAGCTCCTCAATTAGATTTCGTTATTGCCAGGGTACAGGATGGATCAAATTATATAGATCCTTTATATAAAAGTTATGTTCAAGCAATGAAAACAAGAAATATTCCTTTTGGTAACTATGCATTTTGTCGTTTTATTTCAATTGCTGATGCGAAGAAGGAAGCGCAAGATTTCTGGAATCGCGGTGATAAGAGCGCTACGGTGTGGGTGGCTGATGTCGAAGTGAAAACAATGGATGACATGATAGCCGGTACACAAGCTTTTATTGATGAATTACGCCGACTAGGTGCTAAGAAAGTTGGGTTATATGTTGGTCATCATATGTATGGGCCTTTCGGTATGGCGAACGTAAAAAGTGACTTTGTATGGATCCCTAGATATGGCGGTAATAAACCAGCATATCCTTGTGATATTTGGCAATACACTGAGACAGGTAATGTACCAGGTATCGGGAAATGTGATTTAAACCAATTGATAGGAAATAAGCCGCTTTCTTGGTTTACTGAATCAGTACCAAAACAAGAAAACATACAAGCACAAGTTTCTAAACAAAATATTATCCAATCTGGAGCTTTTTCACCTTATGAAACACCAGATGTTATGGGAGCGTTAACTTCTTTAAAAATGACTGCTACCTTCATTTTACAATCGGATGGTTTAACATATTTTGTTACTGAACCGACTAGTGATACGCAATTAAACGCACTGAAAAGTTGGCTTGATCGAAAAGGTTGGTGGTATGAAGTTAAATAA